A portion of the Manduca sexta isolate Smith_Timp_Sample1 chromosome 20, JHU_Msex_v1.0, whole genome shotgun sequence genome contains these proteins:
- the LOC115448209 gene encoding membrane-associated protein Hem, with amino-acid sequence MSTMSRTVHIGQQKLAEKLIILNDRGIGILTRIYNIKKACGDAKSKPAFLSDKSLESSIKHIVRRFPNIDVKSLQAITTIRNEIIKSLSLYYYTFVDLLDFKDNVCELLNIMDACQVTLDLTLNFELTKNYLDLVVTYVSLMILLSRVEDRKAVLGLFNAAHEMVHSQIDPSFPRLGQLIVDYDAPLKKLSEEFQPHQKVLISALNSLWHVYPARNLTAEHWRSEQKLSLVSNPAQLLKPSETNTMSCEYVSIECLERWVIFGFAMCHQMLQQDHANKMWVSALESGWVVALFRDEVIYIHSYIQGFFDGIKGYGKRISEVKDCYHHAVQKAGYKHRERRKFLRTALKELGLILTDQPGLLGPKALLIFIGLCYARDEVFWLLRHNDNPPQKVKGKAAEDLVDRQLPELLFHMEELRALVRKYSQVMQRYYVQYLSGFDAVALNLMIQNLQVCPEDESVILSSLCNTAANLSVKQVEDNELFDFRAFRLDWFRLQAYTSVAKTPLSLIDQKELAQFIDKMVFHTKMVDNLDEIMVETSDLSIFCFYSKIFESQFHMCLEFPAQNRYIIAFPLICSHFQNCTHELCPEERHHIRERSLSVVNIFLDEMAKEAKNIITTICDEQCTMSDKLLPKHCAQTIAQLANRKKKDKSKKNAIEILKPGAESYRKTREELTTMDKLHMALTELCYAINYCSTVNVWEYTFAPREYLHQHLETRFSKALVGMVMFNQDTSEIAKPSELLVSVRAYMNVLQTVENYVHIDITRVFNNCLLQQTQNTDSHGEKSIASLYTQWYSEILLRRVSAGNICFSMNQKAFVSLTAEGAIPFNAEEYSDINELRALAELIGPYGMKLLSETLMWHIASQVQELKKLVVQNKEVLQMLRTNFDKPEIMREQFKRLTNVDNVLQRMTIIGVILCFRQIAQESLLDVLERRIPFLISSIKDFQQQLPSGDPMRVISEMCSAAGLACKVDPTLASALRQHKAELEEEEHLIVCLLMVFVAVSLPRLARSEASFYRPSLEGHANNIHCMAPAINHIFGALFTICGQGDIEDRMKEFLALASSSLLRLGQETDKEATKNRESVYLLLDLIVQESPFLTMDLLESCFPYVLIRNAYHEVYKQEQILLHM; translated from the coding sequence AAACATATTGTCAGAAGATTTCCCAACATTGATGTGAAAAGCTTACAAGCTATAACAACAATCAGGAACGAAATTATCAAATCTCTTTCCTTGTATTACTACACTTTTGTAGATCTCCTCGATTTCAAAGATAATGTGTGCGAACTTCTCAATATAATGGATGCATGTCAGGTAACTCTTGACTTGACCCTGAATTTTGAATTGACAAAAAATTATCTTGATTTGGTTGTAACCTATGTGTCGCTGATGATTTTGTTATCTCGTGTAGAGGATCGTAAAGCAGTGCTAGGTTTGTTCAATGCTGCTCATGAAATGGTGCACAGTCAAATTGATCCAAGCTTTCCACGCTTAGGTCAACTCATAGTTGATTATGATGCACCACTTAAAAAGCTTTCGGAAGAATTCCAGCCTCACCAAAAAGTGCTCATTAGTGCTCTAAATTCATTGTGGCATGTGTACCCAGCAAGAAACTTAACAGCTGAACATTGGAGGTCAGAACAGAAGTTAAGCTTAGTCAGTAACCCGGCACAGCTCCTAAAGCCTTCAGAAACCAACACAATGTCATGTGAATATGTGTCAATAGAATGTCTTGAGCGTTGGGTCATATTTGGCTTTGCTATGTGCCACCAAATGTTGCAACAAGACCATGCAAATAAAATGTGGGTTAGTGCTTTAGAGTCTGGCTGGGTTGTAGCACTGTTCCGTGATGAAGTCATCTACATACATAGTTATATTCAAGGCTTCTTTGATGGTATAAAGGGATATGGAAAGCGAATATCAGAAGTTAAAGACTGCTACCATCATGCAGTGCAGAAAGCTGGCTACAAACACAGAGAAAGAAGGAAGTTTTTAAGGACAGCTTTGAAAGAGCTTGGTCTAATATTGACTGATCAACCTGGTTTGTTGGGTCCCAAGGCTCTTTTAATTTTCATTGGTCTTTGTTATGCACGAGATGAAGTCTTTTGGCTGCTTCGTCACAATGACAATCCACCACAAAAGGTTAAAGGAAAAGCTGCTGAGGATTTGGTTGATCGTCAACTACCTGAACTGCTGTTTCATATGGAAGAACTGAGAGCTTTGGTGCGAAAGTACAGTCAAGTTATGCAGAGGTACTATGTGCAATATTTGTCAGGATTTGATGCTGTAGCTCTGAACTTAATGATCCAAAATTTGCAAGTTTGCCCTGAGGACGAAAGTGTTATCCTCTCATCATTGTGTAATACTGCAGCCAATTTAAGTGTAAAGCAAGTTGAGGATAATGAGCTTTTCGATTTTCGTGCATTCCGCTTGGATTGGTTCAGATTGCAGGCATATACATCTGTAGCCAAAACTCCTTTGAGTTTAATAGACCAAAAGGAACTAGCACAGTTCATAGATAAAATGGTATTTCATACAAAGATGGTAGATAATTTAGATGAAATAATGGTGGAGACATCTGATTTGTCTATATTCTGTTTCTACAGCAAAATTTTCGAAAGTCAATTCCACATGTGCCTTGAATTCCCTGCACAGAACCGATACATTATTGCATTTCCACTAATCTGTAGCCATTTCCAAAATTGTACTCATGAGTTGTGTCCAGAAGAGAGACACCACATCAGAGAGAGAAGTCTTTCTGTGGTTAACATATTCCTTGATGAAATGGCAAAGGAAGCAAAGAATATTATCACAACAATTTGTGATGAGCAGTGCACCATGAGTGACAAATTGTTGCCAAAACATTGTGCTCAAACTATTGCTCAGCTGGCAAACCGCAAGAAGAAAGACAAAAGCAAGAAAAATGCTATTGAAATTTTGAAGCCTGGAGCTGAAAGTTACAGAAAGACACGCGAGGAGCTAACTACAATGGATAAGCTCCACATGGCACTGACAGAATTATGTTATGctattaattattgttcaacTGTCAATGTGTGGGAGTATACATTTGCACCACGCGAATATTTGCACCAACATTTGGAAACCAGATTCTCCAAAGCTTTAGTTGGCATGGTAATGTTCAACCAAGACACAAGTGAAATTGCTAAGCCATCAGAATTGCTTGTTAGCGTCAGAGCATACATGAATGTGTTGCAAACAGTTGAGAATTACGTACATATTGACATCACCCGAGTTTTCAACAACTGTCTTTTACAACAAACTCAAAACACTGATAGCCATGGTGAAAAGAGTATAGCATCATTGTACACACAGTGGTATTCCGAAATACTACTCAGAAGAGTAAGTGCAGGAAATATATGCTTTTCAATGAACCAGAAAGCATTTGTAAGTTTGACAGCTGAAGGCGCGATCCCATTTAACGCTGAGGAATACTCGGATATAAATGAATTGAGAGCTCTGGCAGAGTTAATTGGACCTTATGGCATGAAATTGTTAAGCGAAACTCTGATGTGGCACATTGCCAGCCAAGTTCAAGAACTAAAAAAATTGGTAGTCCAAAATAAGGAAGTCCTACAAATGCTGAGGACGAACTTTGATAAACCAGAAATTATGAGAGAACAGTTCAAAAGATTAACAAATGTTGATAATGTATTGCAAAGAATGACAATAATTGgagttattttatgtttccgACAAATTGCCCAAGAATCGCTCCTAGATGTTTTAGAGCGAAGGATTCCATTTTTGATCAGTTCCATTAAAGACTTTCAACAGCAGTTGCCAAGCGGAGACCCAATGCGCGTCATATCGGAAATGTGCTCCGCAGCGGGCTTGGCCTGTAAAGTAGATCCCACATTGGCTTCAGCTTTACGTCAGCACAAAGCGGAATTAGAGGAGGAAGAACATTTGATTGTGTGCCTGTTAATGGTATTTGTAGCAGTATCTTTGCCGAGACTCGCTCGCAGCGAAGCGTCGTTCTACAGGCCTTCACTTGAAGGACACGCAAACAACATTCACTGTATGGCGCCGGCTATAAACCACATATTTGGAGCATTATTCACGATATGCGGACAAGGAGACATCGAAGATCGCATGAAGGAATTCTTGGCTTTGGCGTCGTCTTCTCTGCTCCGCCTTGGTCAAGAGACCGACAAAGAAGCAACTAAGAACAGAGAGTCAGTGTACCTCCTATTGGACCTGATCGTTCAAGAATCTCCCTTTTTGACGATGGATTTGTTGGAGTCGTGCTTCCCGTACGTGCTCATCCGCAACGCTTATCATGAAGTCTACAAACAAGAACAGATACTGCTGCATATGTAA